The following are from one region of the Gryllotalpicola protaetiae genome:
- a CDS encoding YciI family protein yields MTKYLISFPSSAMDLALDEWQAAGDAAHAVLDEMRAAGVYVFGGGIDESVAPVLVTGDGEAAEGTYPQTAQLDGGMTVIEVETRADAVKWAAKIAVACRCTQELRAFQYDPLA; encoded by the coding sequence ATGACGAAGTACCTGATTTCGTTCCCGAGCAGCGCGATGGACCTCGCGCTTGACGAGTGGCAGGCGGCTGGGGATGCCGCGCACGCCGTGCTCGACGAGATGCGAGCCGCCGGGGTCTACGTGTTCGGGGGCGGCATCGACGAGAGCGTCGCCCCGGTGCTGGTGACCGGCGACGGCGAGGCGGCCGAGGGCACGTACCCGCAGACCGCGCAGCTCGACGGCGGCATGACCGTCATCGAGGTCGAGACGCGGGCCGACGCGGTGAAATGGGCGGCGAAGATCGCCGTCGCATGCAGATGCACGCAAGAACTGCGGGCGTTCCAGTACGACCCGCTCGCCTGA
- a CDS encoding DJ-1/PfpI family protein — translation MTAARSITIVLFDGFELLDVFGPAELFSQVDGLTTSYVGPTRAPVASAQGVAVVPDFAYADAPAPDIVLVPGGRGTRTLVNDPDTLAWLRAWAGGAQLITSVCTGSGLLAAAGLLDGYRATSNKRSFAWASSQGADVEWVPEARWVEDRDRWTSSGVAAGMDMAAALIASIFGADAGQRAADLVELELHTDPHWDPFAKLNGLVD, via the coding sequence ATGACAGCTGCGCGTTCGATCACCATCGTCCTGTTCGACGGCTTCGAGCTGCTCGACGTGTTCGGCCCGGCCGAGCTGTTCAGCCAGGTCGACGGCCTCACGACGAGCTATGTCGGGCCGACCCGCGCGCCGGTCGCGAGCGCGCAGGGTGTCGCCGTCGTGCCCGACTTCGCCTACGCAGACGCCCCCGCCCCCGACATCGTGCTCGTGCCCGGCGGCAGGGGCACGCGCACGCTGGTCAACGATCCCGACACGCTCGCCTGGCTGCGCGCGTGGGCGGGCGGCGCGCAACTCATCACCTCGGTCTGCACGGGCTCCGGACTGCTCGCGGCAGCCGGCCTGCTCGACGGCTACCGGGCGACCTCGAACAAGCGATCCTTCGCCTGGGCGTCGAGCCAGGGCGCCGACGTCGAGTGGGTGCCTGAGGCGCGTTGGGTCGAGGACCGCGACCGGTGGACCTCGTCGGGCGTCGCTGCCGGCATGGACATGGCGGCCGCGCTCATCGCCTCGATTTTCGGTGCGGATGCCGGGCAGCGCGCCGCCGACCTCGTCGAGCTCGAGCTGCACACCGACCCTCACTGGGACCCGTTCGCGAAGCTCAACGGCCTCGTCGACTGA
- a CDS encoding YceI family protein, producing the protein MTDNGLDLSGDWDLDPAHTRIGFSAKHAMVTTVRGAFNDITGSLHVDLDEPSASTAEVVIKAASVDTRNSQRDDHLRSGDFFNAEQWPDIVFRSTRIEEVGENAIVVSGDLTIRDVTKPISIPIEYTGARADPFGALRAGFEGTRRIDRREFGLEWNTPLDSGGVLVSEKITLEFEISAIKREGDAEQAA; encoded by the coding sequence ATGACCGACAACGGACTCGACTTGAGTGGCGACTGGGATCTGGACCCGGCGCACACTCGCATCGGCTTCTCGGCCAAGCACGCCATGGTGACGACCGTTCGCGGTGCGTTCAACGACATCACCGGCAGCCTGCACGTCGACCTCGACGAGCCGAGCGCGTCGACGGCCGAGGTCGTGATCAAGGCCGCGAGCGTCGATACGCGCAACTCGCAGCGCGATGACCACCTGCGCAGCGGTGACTTCTTCAACGCCGAGCAGTGGCCGGACATCGTGTTCCGCAGCACCCGCATCGAAGAGGTCGGCGAGAACGCGATCGTGGTCTCCGGCGACCTGACGATCCGCGATGTCACGAAGCCGATCAGCATCCCGATCGAGTACACGGGTGCGCGGGCCGACCCGTTCGGCGCACTGCGCGCCGGCTTCGAGGGCACCCGCCGCATCGACCGGCGCGAGTTCGGTCTCGAGTGGAACACCCCGCTCGACTCGGGCGGCGTCCTCGTCTCCGAGAAGATCACGCTCGAGTTCGAGATCTCGGCGATCAAGCGCGAAGGCGACGCCGAGCAGGCCGCTTAA
- the ychF gene encoding redox-regulated ATPase YchF, translated as MALTIGIVGLPNVGKSTLFNALTKNDVLAANYPFATIEPNVGVVNLPDERLGRLAEVFHSERLVPATVSFVDIAGIVKGASEGEGLGNQFLANIREADAIAQVVRGFTDDDVVHVAGAVDPRGDLDTINTELILADLQTLEKAQPRIEKEVRGKKTDPAVLAAVNEAIELLSAGTVLSAAKGLDLPALREFGLLTAKPVIYVFNVDESVLTDASRKAALAELVAPAKAVFLDAKIESELIDLPEDEALELLQSTGQDESGLDQLARVGFDTLGLQTYLTAGPKEARAWTIHKGWKAPQAAGVIHTDFEKGFIKAEVISFEDLVSLGSVAEARAHGKARLEGKDYVMQDGDVVEFRFNV; from the coding sequence GTGGCTTTGACAATCGGAATCGTCGGTCTTCCCAACGTCGGCAAATCGACTCTCTTCAACGCGCTGACCAAGAACGACGTGCTCGCGGCGAACTACCCGTTCGCGACGATCGAGCCGAACGTGGGGGTCGTGAACCTGCCCGACGAGCGGCTCGGCCGACTCGCCGAAGTGTTCCACTCCGAGCGCCTCGTGCCGGCCACGGTCTCGTTCGTCGACATCGCCGGCATCGTGAAGGGCGCGTCGGAGGGCGAGGGGCTCGGCAACCAGTTCCTCGCGAACATCCGTGAGGCCGACGCCATCGCGCAGGTCGTGCGCGGCTTCACCGACGACGACGTCGTGCACGTGGCCGGCGCCGTCGACCCGCGCGGCGACCTCGACACCATCAACACCGAGCTGATCCTCGCCGACCTGCAGACCCTCGAGAAGGCGCAGCCGCGCATCGAGAAGGAGGTGCGCGGAAAGAAGACCGACCCCGCCGTGCTCGCCGCGGTGAACGAGGCGATCGAGCTGCTCTCGGCCGGCACCGTGCTGTCGGCGGCGAAGGGTCTCGACCTTCCTGCTTTGCGCGAGTTCGGGCTGCTGACGGCGAAGCCCGTCATTTACGTCTTCAATGTCGACGAGTCCGTATTGACGGATGCTTCGCGCAAGGCCGCCTTGGCCGAGTTGGTGGCCCCGGCGAAGGCCGTGTTCCTCGACGCGAAGATCGAATCGGAGCTCATCGACCTGCCTGAGGATGAGGCGCTGGAGCTGCTGCAGTCGACCGGCCAGGACGAGTCCGGCCTCGACCAGCTCGCCCGCGTCGGCTTCGACACCCTCGGACTCCAGACCTACCTGACGGCAGGGCCGAAGGAGGCGCGTGCGTGGACCATCCACAAGGGGTGGAAGGCGCCGCAGGCGGCCGGAGTGATCCACACCGACTTCGAGAAGGGCTTCATCAAGGCCGAGGTCATCTCGTTCGAGGACCTTGTCTCGCTGGGGTCAGTGGCGGAGGCGCGCGCGCACGGCAAGGCCCGCCTCGAGGGCAAGGACTACGTCATGCAGGACGGCGACGTGGTGGAGTTCCGCTTCAACGTGTGA